Proteins co-encoded in one Pseudophryne corroboree isolate aPseCor3 chromosome 1, aPseCor3.hap2, whole genome shotgun sequence genomic window:
- the LOC134910732 gene encoding serine/arginine repetitive matrix protein 1-like, with amino-acid sequence MSRDKQTRSAPSPTPSDISLQSNEEWEPTQEADATDQASSDQPRSSRAHEKSKKKPSKKARSQPEEQSEEEASGEEAGQKKPRGPRYTEAENCVLVDCVDRSYDVLYGSRAQKTAFKVKRNIWESIASQVTAISGNRRSTQNCLKRYSDCRRQTKKKMGIQRRHETATGGGPALNLKWLPWENVIRRRLNPVMVEGVRGGVDSSRPAGFLEEEEPPRRRRKAGDQPSKRRSDDRPAQRTSPAHRTSPAHGPLPVQQASAAARGPSTAPQASRAHRSSPVRHSSSSRSWSPVHQTTSVHRLSPVHQTPSATTPQDGRQTTAPARRPSPDRRLSRSSGTVTEEPQDTTLVDPSLDLFESTGLTDETFLGFEDSRADVSSQTLEKSSETRTSGAPGAAASQDGEVVPRTSSGLASGVGSYFRPDLLQESSEDDEVEVQEAPVTTSLPAQMNVVADIQEGQNPSTVQRVHTLASEIGTRQDTYTNVVGSRLDNIERTMEKMSNNLHELQKTISDSTATILQIIIEDRRENRNILNIMSDSLVKLVEKTTCLAESNKNMSDSHRHSASSQQLIATTLQMIYDKLPEPAHQHAGDPPYPPSQATRTHRTLPQVPSQYSQSQMYQGYTGMYPTPQMPPPPAAHSSAAWAPRASRHTPQPPRTSTPYQGEEEDPDRLPP; translated from the exons atgtcaagggacaaacaaacccgatccgccccttcccccaccccctcggatatatccctgcaaagcaatgaggagtgggagccaacccaggaggcggatgcgaccgaccaggcatctagtgaccagccgcggtcgtcaagggcccatgagaagtccaagaaaaagcctagtaaaaag gcaagaagccagccagaggagcagtcggaggaggaagcctctggtgaagaagcaggacagaaaaagccgcgtggacccagatacactgaggcggaaaactgtgtcctagtggattgcgtcgacaggtcctacgacgttttgtatggaTCAAGGGCACAGAAAACAGCATTTAAGGTAAAGCGGAACATCTGGGAATCCATCGCCAGTCAAGTAACTGCAATTTCTGGAAACCGTCGGAGCACCCaaaattgcttgaagcggtacagtgattgccgcagacagaccaagaagaagatggggattcagcgccgacatgagacagctacgggaggtggcccggctctcaatttgaagtggctaccctgggagaacgttattagaaggcgcttgaaccctgtcatggtcgaaggagttcgcggaggtgtggactccagccgtcctgctggctttctcgaggaggaagaaccgcccagaagacggaggaaggcgggagaccagccgtccaaaaggaggtctgatg acagacctgcccagaggacatcacctgcgcacaggacatcgccagcgcacggaccgttacctgtgcagcaggcatcggcagcagcgcgcggaccatcaactgcgccgcaagcatcgcgagcacacagatcgtcacctgtgcgccacagttcgtcatcgcgcagttggtcacctgtgcaccagacgacatcagtgcacagactatcacctgtgcaccagacaccgtcggcgaccacaccacaagatgggcgccaaactacagctcctgcgcgcaggccatcaccagatcgtcgtctctccaggagctctgggactgtgactgaagagcctcaagacacaacccttgtggacccatcactcgatctgtttgagtctacagggttaactgacgaaacttttcttgggtttgaggacagccgtgcagatgtatccagccagacccttgaaaagtcttccgaaacgaggacaagtggagctcctggagcagcggcatcacaggatggagaag tggtgccacgaaccagcagcggactagcttcgggggtTGGTtcgtacttcaggccggatctcctacaggagtcgtcagaggatgacgaggtggaagtgcaggaggctccagttactacatccctgc ctgcccaaatgaatgtggtggcagacatccaggaagggcagaatccctcaactgttcagagggttcacaccctggcatcagagattgggacacgccaggatacatacacaaatgttgtgggaagcagactggacaacattgagaggacaatggagaaaatgtccaacaatctgcatgaactgcagaagactatttccgacagcacggccacaatactacagatCATAATTGAAGATCGTAGGGAGAATAGGAACATACTTAACATCATGTCCGATTCCTTGGTCAAGCTTGTGGAAAAAACCACATGTTTGGCAGAAAGCAATAAGAACATGTCGGATAGTCATCGACACTCCGCTTCCAGCCAAcagctcatcgcaaccacactgcagatgatctatgataagctcccagaaccagctcatcaacacgctggtgatccaccatatccgccgtctcaagccacaaggacgcatcgtacccttcctcaagtcccatcccagtacagtcagtcacagatgtaccagggatatacagggatgtaccccaccccccagatgcctccaccaccagccGCACATTCTTCAGCAGCATGGGCACCGAGGGCCAGTCGACatactccccagcctcccaggacatccacgccctatcagggggaagaagaggatccggacagacttccaccataa